A part of Myxococcus landrumus genomic DNA contains:
- a CDS encoding kinetoplast-associated protein, translated as MATRKSNARKSTPRNRSSESTKAAFEDLARKARSKPVVPAKEQEARDSHAKNVLADVSTLSAESAVKKVTEAGLTINKTLAGINEQVIALVEEMKQLDEAIHLKTEELSELHGRDVAASAVDVLVAEYDKRKAELHEEMTTLQKDIADTRAKAAADLATEKESAQVARQRAEEQYTYDVQIQRKKEQDTFAEGLRVQAATERDRKEKLEKEWATRDEALKLREKELEDLRKQVADFPAVLKKEADTAAAIVGNRVKSDWELKLTLATKDAETAQRVASMEIASLKDTSTKQAQAIQTLQTELAEAKRQVQAIAEKALESASGARALAEVQGVIASREYSKAK; from the coding sequence ATGGCCACGCGCAAGTCCAACGCCCGCAAGTCCACCCCCCGCAACCGCTCCTCGGAGTCCACCAAGGCCGCCTTCGAGGACCTGGCGCGCAAGGCGCGCAGCAAGCCCGTTGTCCCGGCCAAGGAGCAGGAGGCCCGCGACAGCCACGCCAAGAACGTGCTGGCGGACGTCTCCACCCTCTCCGCCGAGTCCGCGGTGAAGAAGGTCACCGAGGCGGGCCTCACCATCAACAAGACGCTGGCGGGCATCAACGAGCAGGTCATCGCGCTGGTGGAGGAGATGAAGCAGTTGGACGAGGCCATCCACCTCAAGACGGAGGAGCTGTCGGAGCTGCACGGCCGCGACGTGGCCGCCAGCGCCGTGGACGTGCTCGTCGCGGAGTATGACAAGCGCAAGGCGGAGCTCCACGAGGAGATGACCACCCTCCAGAAGGACATCGCGGACACGCGCGCCAAGGCGGCGGCGGACCTGGCGACGGAGAAGGAGTCCGCGCAGGTGGCGCGTCAGCGGGCGGAGGAGCAGTACACGTACGACGTGCAGATTCAGCGCAAGAAGGAGCAGGACACCTTCGCCGAGGGGCTGCGCGTGCAGGCCGCCACCGAGCGGGACCGCAAGGAGAAGCTGGAGAAGGAGTGGGCCACGCGTGACGAGGCCCTGAAGCTGCGGGAGAAGGAGCTGGAGGACCTGCGCAAGCAGGTGGCCGACTTCCCCGCCGTGCTGAAGAAGGAAGCGGACACGGCGGCGGCCATCGTCGGCAACCGCGTGAAGTCCGACTGGGAGCTGAAGCTCACCCTCGCCACGAAGGACGCGGAGACGGCGCAGCGCGTGGCCAGCATGGAGATTGCCTCGCTCAAGGACACGAGCACCAAGCAGGCCCAGGCCATCCAGACGCTCCAGACGGAGCTCGCCGAGGCCAAGCGTCAGGTGCAGGCCATCGCGGAGAAGGCCCTCGAGTCCGCGTCCGGCGCTCGGGCCCTCGCCGAGGTGCAGGGCGTCATCGCGAGCCGCGAGTACAGCAAGGCGAAGTAG
- a CDS encoding RCC1 domain-containing protein translates to MNRVRSQSAVAVWRGLLCVVFLSACAGPEEFAPYEEPGSTRAAEGTSRQGSVLAGRHHSLVLKADGTVWSWGGNNYGQLGTGSTRQNPMPARVWRLFSITAIGAGELHSLALKSDGTVWSWGANTNGQLGDGTTISRSVPAPVPGLTNVVSIAAGFSHSMVLKADGTVWAWGLNAAGQLGDGTPTRRLTPVQVQGLTGVKDIAAGNVHSLALTADGRLWTWGGNVDGQLGTGDLVGRSLPGALPGMTGVVALSGGGSHSLIIKMDGSVWSWGKNDAGQLGLGSVVSTPTPTQVPGLTEMVAVTGGGQHSVALRVDGSVWAWGSNARAQLGDGTQTQRLSPFQVPGLTQVKGVAAGGGLHSVAVKGNGEVWAWGSNSEGQVGDGTYLMKLVPTTARVLVERADVSAGGGHTLALKPDGTAWGWGLNAQSQLGDGTTTARPLPVQVLNLTRVAAVSAGTYHSLALKEDGSVWGWGANYWGAIGDGTALNRSQPVKVSGTLVAMTVAAGNFHSLALSVDGSVWAWGDNNVGQLGDGTITPSRNAPFRVPNLEGVVSLAAGAEHSLALKADGTVWVWGRQDTCADPENVGRVLRVPEQVQGLTDVVAVRAGRCHSVVLRADGTLWAWGRNAEGQLGDGTFTDRLTPARVDGLTGVISFSVGAEQTLALKADGTSWAWGPNAYGQLGGGLSVPRTRPAQVPTLTDVRTVAMGAVHALALKDDMTLWAWGSNAEGQVGDGALDWQAVPVRSGLAASRGMAAATQYSMGVALDGSVQATGANGSGQLGDGTLFPRAEPVPVIGLAECRAIAGGATHGLALKTDGRVLSWGANSEGELGDGSTAPRRAPAVVGSLAGVLSIAVGARHSLALLGDGSVQAWGSNIQGQLGDGTTVSRVLPVRVQGLTGVAAIAAGDGFSLALKHDGTVWAWGGNTSGQLGDGTTLRGLVPVRTQGLTGVTAVAAGRNHALALKGDGTLWSWGSNTYGELGDGTQARKLAPVQVTSLTGVGALDAGDHHSLAVTSGGKVWGWGRNQYGQVGKGVKSNWQLLPVQVPGLTGAVAVAGGGEHSLAMLSDRSVWAWGHGDMGQLGTGMSNLRVSPVQVW, encoded by the coding sequence ATGAACCGTGTGCGAAGTCAGTCCGCCGTGGCTGTCTGGCGCGGGTTGCTGTGTGTGGTGTTCCTGTCGGCCTGCGCGGGGCCCGAAGAGTTCGCCCCGTACGAGGAGCCCGGCTCAACCCGCGCCGCAGAGGGAACTTCTCGACAGGGCTCCGTGCTGGCCGGGCGTCACCACTCGCTGGTGCTGAAGGCGGACGGGACGGTGTGGAGCTGGGGGGGCAACAACTATGGCCAGCTCGGCACGGGCTCGACGCGGCAGAACCCGATGCCCGCGCGCGTGTGGCGCTTGTTCAGCATCACCGCCATTGGCGCCGGGGAGCTGCACTCGCTGGCGCTCAAGTCGGACGGGACGGTGTGGAGCTGGGGCGCCAACACGAATGGACAGCTCGGGGATGGCACCACGATTTCCCGCTCGGTGCCCGCGCCAGTGCCGGGGCTGACGAACGTGGTGTCCATCGCCGCGGGCTTCTCCCACTCGATGGTGCTGAAGGCCGACGGCACGGTGTGGGCCTGGGGCCTCAACGCGGCGGGGCAGTTGGGCGACGGGACGCCGACGCGGCGGCTGACCCCCGTGCAGGTGCAGGGGCTGACGGGGGTGAAGGACATCGCCGCGGGCAACGTGCACTCGCTGGCGCTGACGGCCGACGGGCGACTGTGGACGTGGGGCGGCAACGTGGACGGGCAGCTCGGCACGGGCGACCTCGTGGGCCGTTCGCTTCCGGGCGCGTTGCCGGGGATGACGGGTGTGGTGGCGCTGTCGGGCGGAGGCTCGCACTCGCTGATCATCAAGATGGACGGCTCGGTGTGGAGCTGGGGGAAGAACGACGCGGGCCAACTGGGGCTGGGCTCCGTCGTGTCGACCCCCACGCCCACTCAAGTGCCCGGCCTGACGGAGATGGTGGCGGTGACGGGCGGAGGCCAGCACTCGGTGGCGCTGAGGGTGGACGGCTCCGTGTGGGCGTGGGGCAGCAATGCCCGCGCCCAGCTGGGCGATGGAACGCAGACGCAGCGCTTGTCTCCCTTCCAGGTGCCGGGACTCACCCAGGTGAAGGGCGTCGCCGCGGGAGGCGGGCTGCACTCGGTGGCGGTGAAGGGCAATGGCGAGGTGTGGGCCTGGGGCTCCAACAGCGAAGGGCAGGTGGGGGACGGGACGTACCTGATGAAGCTGGTGCCCACGACGGCGCGGGTGCTGGTGGAGCGGGCGGACGTCTCCGCGGGAGGCGGGCATACGCTGGCCCTCAAGCCGGACGGCACCGCGTGGGGTTGGGGCCTGAATGCGCAGTCGCAACTGGGTGACGGAACGACGACGGCCCGTCCCTTGCCTGTGCAGGTGCTCAACCTGACGCGCGTGGCGGCGGTCTCCGCGGGCACGTACCACTCGCTGGCGCTCAAGGAGGACGGCTCCGTGTGGGGCTGGGGCGCCAACTACTGGGGCGCGATTGGTGATGGGACGGCGCTCAATCGCAGCCAGCCCGTCAAGGTGAGCGGCACGCTGGTGGCGATGACCGTGGCCGCGGGGAACTTCCACTCCCTGGCCTTGAGCGTGGATGGCTCGGTGTGGGCCTGGGGGGACAACAACGTGGGGCAGTTGGGGGATGGGACCATCACCCCTTCGCGAAATGCGCCCTTCCGCGTGCCGAACCTGGAGGGCGTCGTCTCGCTGGCCGCGGGCGCGGAGCACTCGCTGGCCTTGAAGGCGGATGGCACCGTCTGGGTCTGGGGCCGGCAGGACACGTGCGCGGACCCGGAGAACGTGGGCCGGGTGCTGCGAGTGCCCGAGCAGGTGCAGGGCCTGACGGACGTGGTGGCGGTGAGGGCCGGGCGCTGTCACTCCGTGGTGCTGCGCGCCGATGGCACCCTCTGGGCGTGGGGCCGCAATGCCGAGGGGCAGCTCGGAGATGGCACGTTCACCGACCGCCTGACGCCGGCGAGGGTGGATGGCCTCACGGGCGTCATCTCCTTCTCGGTGGGCGCCGAGCAGACCCTGGCGCTCAAGGCGGATGGCACCTCGTGGGCCTGGGGACCCAATGCCTACGGCCAGCTCGGCGGAGGGCTCTCGGTGCCGCGCACGAGGCCCGCGCAGGTGCCCACGCTCACCGACGTCCGGACGGTGGCGATGGGGGCGGTGCATGCGCTGGCCCTGAAGGACGACATGACGCTCTGGGCGTGGGGCAGCAACGCGGAGGGGCAGGTGGGGGACGGCGCCTTGGATTGGCAGGCGGTGCCGGTCCGCTCCGGACTCGCCGCGTCCCGAGGCATGGCCGCCGCGACGCAGTACTCCATGGGCGTGGCGCTGGACGGCAGCGTCCAGGCGACGGGGGCGAATGGCTCGGGGCAACTGGGTGACGGGACGCTGTTTCCCCGCGCGGAGCCCGTGCCCGTCATCGGCCTCGCGGAGTGCCGGGCCATCGCGGGGGGAGCAACCCATGGCCTGGCGCTGAAGACCGACGGCCGGGTCCTCTCCTGGGGCGCGAACTCGGAAGGCGAGCTGGGGGATGGCTCCACCGCGCCCCGCCGCGCGCCCGCGGTGGTGGGGTCCCTGGCGGGCGTGCTGTCCATCGCCGTGGGGGCGCGTCACTCCCTGGCGCTCCTGGGAGACGGCTCCGTGCAGGCGTGGGGCTCCAACATCCAGGGGCAGTTGGGGGATGGGACGACGGTGTCCCGCGTGCTGCCCGTGCGCGTCCAGGGTCTGACGGGCGTGGCCGCCATCGCGGCGGGAGATGGGTTCTCCCTCGCGCTCAAGCATGACGGGACGGTGTGGGCCTGGGGCGGCAACACCTCGGGACAACTGGGCGACGGCACCACCTTGCGCGGCCTGGTGCCGGTGCGGACGCAAGGGCTCACCGGTGTCACGGCCGTGGCCGCCGGGCGCAACCACGCGCTGGCGTTGAAGGGCGACGGGACGCTCTGGTCCTGGGGCTCCAACACCTACGGCGAGCTGGGAGACGGCACGCAGGCCCGCAAGCTCGCGCCCGTGCAGGTGACCTCCCTGACGGGCGTGGGGGCCCTGGACGCGGGAGACCACCACAGCCTCGCGGTGACGTCGGGAGGCAAGGTGTGGGGCTGGGGCCGCAACCAGTACGGCCAGGTGGGCAAGGGCGTGAAGTCGAACTGGCAGCTCCTGCCGGTGCAGGTGCCAGGACTCACCGGCGCCGTCGCGGTGGCGGGCGGAGGTGAGCACTCCCTGGCAATGCTCTCGGACCGGAGCGTCTGGGCCTGGGGCCACGGCGACATGGGCCAGCTCGGCACGGGCATGTCGAACCTCCGCGTGAGCCCCGTGCAGGTCTGGTAG
- a CDS encoding Kelch repeat-containing protein, whose product MTSSPSSTARRRVPYSGLWLEGFRVTPVAGGALLTGGMGSHPDGRGVRSRTSTSAALWDTTREEWLEVPALPEPRQDHAAVPLPDGRVLLIGGRDDQTTELASTRFWEPASRRYVPGPPLLTARSRPTAVVLRDGAVLVLGSDHDHDIERGTRAELLRPGAEAWEPAGQTVRLFHVGPVCVSGEHVVIAGGRDNGMGFAIIDGQHLAPPLDRNTEIWEPQGRTWSTSPHPLMESRDEPSGVTLSDGRILVVGGWLGGEPLATAEVFDPRTRQWSATGSLDVARSGSALIALPDGRAAVLGGLRSNPYEETSAVELWNPATDTWTPGMPLAMARAGHTVVPLGNGAFLVVGTSRVAHDGSLETTSEVWRP is encoded by the coding sequence ATGACATCCAGCCCGTCCTCCACCGCGCGCAGGCGCGTCCCCTACTCCGGACTCTGGCTCGAGGGCTTCCGAGTGACGCCGGTCGCCGGAGGCGCGCTGCTCACGGGGGGAATGGGCTCACATCCCGACGGGCGTGGCGTCAGGTCTCGCACCTCGACGAGCGCCGCGCTCTGGGACACCACCCGGGAAGAGTGGCTGGAGGTGCCCGCCCTGCCCGAGCCCCGGCAGGACCATGCCGCGGTGCCGCTCCCGGATGGACGGGTGTTGCTCATCGGTGGAAGGGACGACCAGACGACGGAGCTGGCCTCCACGCGGTTCTGGGAGCCGGCCTCGCGGCGATACGTCCCGGGGCCTCCGCTGTTGACGGCGCGCTCGCGTCCCACGGCCGTGGTGCTGCGCGATGGCGCGGTGCTGGTGCTGGGCTCGGACCATGACCATGACATCGAGCGAGGCACCCGCGCGGAGCTGCTGCGCCCCGGTGCCGAGGCATGGGAGCCCGCGGGCCAGACGGTGCGCCTCTTCCACGTCGGACCGGTGTGTGTGAGCGGAGAGCACGTCGTCATCGCGGGCGGACGCGACAACGGCATGGGGTTCGCCATCATCGACGGGCAGCACCTGGCGCCGCCGCTCGACCGGAACACGGAGATCTGGGAGCCTCAGGGTCGCACGTGGAGCACCTCGCCCCATCCGCTCATGGAGTCGCGGGACGAGCCCTCCGGCGTCACCCTCTCCGACGGCCGCATCCTCGTGGTCGGAGGATGGCTGGGCGGAGAGCCGCTCGCGACCGCCGAAGTCTTCGACCCGAGGACCCGGCAATGGAGCGCGACGGGGAGCCTCGACGTCGCCCGCTCCGGCTCCGCGCTCATCGCGCTGCCCGACGGACGCGCCGCGGTGCTGGGCGGGCTTCGCTCGAACCCCTACGAAGAGACCAGCGCCGTGGAATTGTGGAACCCGGCCACGGACACCTGGACCCCGGGCATGCCGCTGGCGATGGCTCGCGCGGGGCACACCGTCGTCCCGCTGGGCAACGGAGCGTTTCTGGTGGTGGGCACGTCGCGCGTGGCGCACGACGGCTCGCTGGAGACGACCTCCGAGGTCTGGCGCCCCTGA
- a CDS encoding SAM-dependent methyltransferase — translation MDNPELARIPGVNPHIPDAARIYDYTLGGTHHFEVDRQAAEFMFSLVPSTPKWVRMLRACLRTAARRLSADGYHHWVDFASGLPTSDHVHSVLPNAKVLYSDINPLTITTGKHLLGGNPHTRYLECDIRNAGEFLHRPDVREFLDGERRVAFGANAITVFLPAEENRKFFADLYEWAAPGSKLFATFETKAPGLSTPKWEQFVGMFQRMGESFHLYSLREYLDMCGPWTPGPGGVMTVREFLGLPLSHITEEDREGVGIEFYAVILEKR, via the coding sequence ATGGACAACCCGGAGCTGGCTCGCATTCCAGGCGTCAACCCTCACATTCCCGATGCCGCCCGCATCTACGACTACACCCTGGGCGGGACGCACCACTTCGAAGTGGACCGCCAGGCCGCCGAGTTCATGTTCTCGCTGGTGCCTTCCACGCCCAAGTGGGTGCGCATGTTGAGAGCGTGCCTGCGCACCGCGGCCCGGCGCCTGTCCGCGGACGGCTACCACCACTGGGTGGACTTCGCGTCGGGCCTGCCCACCAGTGACCATGTCCACTCGGTGCTGCCGAACGCCAAGGTGCTCTACAGCGACATCAACCCGCTCACCATCACCACGGGCAAGCACCTGCTGGGAGGCAACCCCCACACGCGCTACCTGGAATGTGACATCCGCAACGCGGGGGAGTTCCTCCACCGGCCCGATGTCCGCGAGTTCCTGGACGGAGAGCGGCGCGTGGCCTTCGGCGCCAACGCCATCACCGTGTTCCTCCCCGCGGAGGAGAACCGCAAGTTCTTCGCGGACCTCTACGAGTGGGCCGCGCCGGGCTCCAAGCTCTTCGCCACCTTCGAGACCAAGGCCCCGGGACTGAGCACGCCCAAGTGGGAGCAGTTCGTCGGCATGTTCCAGCGGATGGGGGAGTCCTTCCACCTCTACTCGCTGCGCGAGTACCTGGACATGTGCGGCCCCTGGACGCCCGGCCCCGGTGGCGTGATGACGGTGCGCGAGTTCCTGGGCCTGCCCCTGAGCCACATCACCGAGGAGGACCGCGAGGGCGTCGGCATCGAGTTCTACGCCGTCATCCTCGAGAAGCGCTGA
- a CDS encoding DUF4215 domain-containing protein, with the protein MATVPLLGKRLASLVLASLLFSIMSFSCGDGGGGAGKPDGGGDGPDGSVLCDGGPCSTDTCGDSLRQTAEACDDGNKVNGDGCSADCKTVETGWSCEVVGRPCVKLVGCGNGRKEADEECDDRNVTSGDGCSETCKQEPGWNCPASGGRCHAAKCNDGIKVGEEECEDGNLNNGDGCSSICRLEEGWKCPTVGAQCTKTTCGDSIVEGTEECDDGNKDMGDGCSPLCKREPKCTNGTCAATCGDGVMLPNDTSEECDDGNVRSNDGCSSTCKLEEGFVCELVGTDPPPRVVIPVVYRDFIGFPWTGGHADFQNKNGQSERGIVKTDLTKTINGKTFPGGKPDYAKDGTDLSLSTTNGRALFEQWYTDAPTVNRTVVGTLDLLRQSNGSYVFDDQDFFPLDSVPGTWVAENKETKRNDNNGTPRNFHFTSEARYWFEYKGTEVLSFRGDDDVWVFINSKLAVDLGGVHGAESATLTLSTKAAELGLQVGRIYEVVVFQAERHTTQSSYRLTLNNFTTKRTECRATCGNSVIDEGEECDDGINAGGYGQCSRGCVWGPRCGDGKEQSEAPANEECDDGNTVNNDGCSSTCRIEIN; encoded by the coding sequence ATGGCGACCGTCCCCTTGCTTGGAAAGCGGCTCGCGAGTCTCGTACTCGCATCTCTTCTCTTCTCGATCATGTCGTTCTCTTGCGGAGACGGCGGAGGTGGTGCTGGAAAGCCGGACGGTGGTGGCGATGGCCCCGATGGTTCGGTGTTGTGTGACGGCGGTCCTTGCTCCACGGACACGTGTGGCGACAGCCTTCGTCAGACGGCTGAAGCGTGTGATGACGGCAACAAGGTGAACGGCGATGGGTGCTCGGCGGACTGCAAGACGGTGGAGACCGGCTGGTCCTGCGAGGTCGTGGGTCGTCCCTGCGTGAAGCTGGTGGGCTGTGGCAACGGCCGCAAGGAAGCCGACGAGGAGTGCGATGACCGCAACGTGACGTCGGGCGACGGCTGCAGCGAGACGTGCAAGCAGGAGCCCGGGTGGAACTGCCCGGCCTCGGGCGGGCGCTGCCACGCGGCCAAGTGCAACGACGGCATCAAGGTGGGCGAAGAGGAGTGCGAGGACGGCAACCTCAACAACGGCGATGGCTGCAGCTCCATCTGCCGGCTGGAGGAAGGCTGGAAGTGCCCGACGGTGGGCGCGCAGTGCACGAAGACGACCTGCGGTGACAGCATCGTCGAAGGCACCGAGGAGTGCGACGACGGCAACAAGGACATGGGCGATGGCTGCTCGCCGCTGTGCAAGCGCGAGCCCAAGTGCACCAACGGCACCTGCGCGGCCACCTGCGGCGACGGCGTGATGCTGCCGAACGACACGAGCGAGGAGTGCGATGACGGCAACGTGCGCTCCAACGACGGCTGCTCGTCGACGTGCAAGCTCGAGGAAGGCTTCGTGTGCGAGCTCGTCGGCACCGACCCCCCGCCTCGCGTGGTCATCCCCGTCGTGTACCGGGACTTCATCGGGTTCCCCTGGACGGGAGGCCACGCGGACTTCCAGAACAAGAACGGGCAGTCCGAGCGCGGCATCGTCAAGACGGACCTGACGAAGACCATCAATGGCAAGACGTTCCCGGGTGGCAAGCCCGACTACGCGAAGGACGGGACCGACCTGTCGCTCTCGACCACGAACGGCCGGGCCTTGTTCGAGCAGTGGTACACCGATGCGCCGACCGTCAACCGCACGGTCGTCGGGACGCTGGACCTGCTGCGCCAGTCCAATGGCTCGTACGTGTTCGACGACCAGGACTTCTTCCCGCTCGACAGCGTGCCGGGAACCTGGGTGGCCGAGAACAAGGAGACCAAGCGCAACGACAACAACGGCACGCCGCGCAACTTCCACTTCACCAGCGAGGCCCGCTACTGGTTCGAGTACAAGGGCACCGAGGTGCTCTCCTTCCGCGGTGACGACGACGTCTGGGTGTTCATCAACAGCAAGCTCGCGGTCGACCTGGGCGGCGTCCACGGCGCCGAGAGCGCGACCCTCACGCTGTCGACGAAGGCGGCGGAGCTGGGCCTCCAGGTCGGTCGTATCTACGAGGTCGTCGTGTTCCAGGCCGAGCGCCACACGACGCAGTCCTCGTACCGCCTGACGCTCAACAACTTCACCACCAAGCGCACCGAGTGCCGCGCCACCTGCGGCAACAGCGTGATTGACGAGGGTGAGGAGTGCGACGACGGCATCAACGCGGGTGGCTACGGCCAGTGCAGCCGTGGCTGCGTCTGGGGCCCGCGCTGCGGCGACGGCAAGGAGCAGTCGGAGGCTCCCGCCAACGAGGAGTGCGACGACGGCAACACCGTCAACAACGACGGCTGCAGCTCGACGTGCCGCATCGAAATCAACTGA
- a CDS encoding M20 family peptidase, translated as MKRLFLSLTLGVIVVAVVLVVRTLTFTSRQVAAEEGTPLVVDAEAASTRLAGALRLKTVAASEGQPADDAAFEALHAYLREHFPRVHAALKREPVGAHSVLYTWQGTDASLRPVLLMGHLDVVPVADGTESAWVHPPFSGVVVDGYVWGRGALDDKGSVLAQLEAVEALLAAGEQPRRTVLFAFGADEEVGGTQGAVAIAALLKERGVRLESVLDEGGVIMSGTVPGVSAPVALVGTSEKGFVSVELKVKGEGGHSSMPPPSTAVGVLARAVAKLEATPMPTRLAGGSRELFERVGPEMGFGMKLLFANLWLTEPLVVKQLAAKPTTNAAVRTTTAVTVFEGGVKDNVLPSGARAVVNFRILPGDSVAGVLEHVRETVDDARVELGTLAFQSEPSPVSPTDADSWRHLERSVRQVFPQAVVSPYLNVAATDSRHFVGLSDNVYRFFPVHLQREDLARIHGQDERISVSGYRDAVRFYAAYLRNTAR; from the coding sequence ATGAAACGATTGTTCTTGTCCCTGACCCTCGGGGTCATTGTCGTCGCGGTGGTGTTGGTGGTCCGGACGCTGACCTTCACGTCCCGCCAGGTGGCGGCGGAGGAGGGGACTCCGCTGGTGGTGGACGCGGAAGCGGCCTCGACGAGGCTCGCCGGGGCGCTGCGACTGAAGACCGTGGCCGCCTCGGAGGGGCAGCCCGCGGACGACGCGGCCTTCGAGGCGCTGCACGCCTACCTGCGAGAGCACTTTCCCCGCGTCCATGCCGCGCTGAAGCGGGAGCCCGTGGGCGCCCACTCGGTGCTCTACACGTGGCAGGGGACGGACGCGTCGCTGCGGCCCGTGCTGCTGATGGGGCACCTGGACGTGGTGCCGGTGGCGGACGGGACGGAGTCCGCGTGGGTCCATCCGCCGTTCTCGGGTGTGGTGGTGGATGGGTATGTGTGGGGACGGGGCGCGCTGGATGACAAGGGCAGCGTGCTCGCGCAGCTCGAAGCGGTGGAGGCGTTGCTGGCCGCGGGGGAGCAGCCCCGGCGGACGGTGCTGTTTGCCTTTGGCGCGGATGAGGAGGTGGGAGGCACGCAGGGCGCGGTGGCCATCGCCGCGCTGCTGAAGGAGCGGGGCGTCCGGCTGGAGTCCGTGCTGGATGAAGGCGGCGTCATCATGTCCGGGACGGTGCCGGGGGTGAGCGCGCCGGTGGCGCTCGTCGGGACGTCCGAGAAGGGCTTCGTCAGCGTGGAGCTGAAGGTGAAGGGCGAGGGAGGACACTCGTCCATGCCTCCGCCGAGCACCGCGGTGGGCGTGCTCGCCCGGGCCGTGGCGAAGCTGGAGGCCACACCCATGCCGACGCGGCTCGCGGGCGGAAGCCGCGAGCTGTTCGAACGGGTGGGGCCGGAGATGGGCTTCGGCATGAAGCTGCTCTTCGCCAACCTGTGGCTCACCGAGCCGCTGGTGGTGAAGCAGCTCGCCGCCAAGCCCACCACCAACGCCGCGGTGCGCACCACCACCGCCGTCACGGTGTTCGAGGGCGGCGTGAAGGACAACGTCCTGCCATCGGGCGCGCGGGCGGTGGTGAACTTCCGCATCCTTCCCGGCGACAGCGTCGCGGGGGTGCTGGAGCACGTGCGGGAGACGGTGGATGACGCCCGCGTGGAGCTGGGCACGCTGGCCTTCCAGAGCGAGCCCTCGCCCGTGTCTCCCACCGACGCCGACTCCTGGCGCCACCTGGAGCGGTCGGTGCGCCAGGTGTTCCCGCAGGCGGTCGTGTCGCCCTACCTCAACGTGGCGGCCACGGATTCACGCCACTTCGTGGGGCTGAGCGACAACGTCTATCGCTTCTTTCCCGTGCATCTGCAGCGCGAGGACCTGGCGCGGATCCACGGCCAGGACGAACGCATCTCCGTGTCGGGCTATCGCGACGCTGTCCGGTTTTACGCGGCGTATCTGCGCAACACCGCCCGCTGA